One window from the genome of Paramisgurnus dabryanus chromosome 20, PD_genome_1.1, whole genome shotgun sequence encodes:
- the LOC135786773 gene encoding uncharacterized protein gives MKSHEGDLGREISKVHGMVCELRAGFSRALLELNQIQQGDTELQSQLEDTRHGCNKRALHLESLVLSLKDELEEVRCQFRQLCGAQERRPPENPERESNGVDNNSAQCDAAALAPLSSSVDGSLLINCYLQGLQVWQMTRHSTGPDAFSCYVTQNSLRRGKRRSVVEILLRSEREYVSSLNQLYEKYKSAPASATEKHVEFVKHVDQMLQRHLLFRNTLEERLTTDERSCAAGEAFLNLTAQHNKSFSGAYIGYVSGLATILTAEFTPTLQNKNSQENFKLLSLLFAPVSRIHTYLNIIQALLHSSGAGHADWCSLQESERVLLNLCTSCRMTLEKAELCEEGAGPEQVLRSRCYAESPDCGPSAFTKYRANASADTASDTAGPSTDSTLHQRKFCLVGLSQTLPRPSGILRNAREYMCEPPSSGWTAQYMWDGSTQQSHTGPPVCVPFPHHPKETGRFLNPERSGGEEGKLTTAVRSPNASAGLAVRVCGSPGLDGRVYTSDPPPHGHDDGDTDCDLADASVFDFSSVTTCSPDDTLRRLRGAEACDDEEGDDEDSEIPVLLKPSYTHNSGAVQAGGSLCMPWQIPRRVPIPAEVRTGLQGKPRNPKIHRTPISSHPSTIDFRPIWGPTYSQGDVMPAKENSVTFSATNQIISQQQETDPARTSYRVAGVQRAEAVWHESEDSEGPCSTV, from the exons ATGAAATCCCATGAGGGAGACCTGGGGAGAGAGATCTCTAAG GTTCATGGGATGGTGTGTGAGTTGCGTGCAGGGTTTTCTCGTGCGCTGCTGGAGCTCAATCAGATTCAGCAGGGAGACACCGAGCTGCAGAGCCAGCTGGAGGACACAAGGCATGGCTGCAACAAGCGTGCTCTTCACCTTGAAAGTTTGGTGCTGTCCCTCAAG GATGAGCTGGAGGAGGTACGATGTCAGTTTCGTCAGCTCTGTGGGGCACAGGAAAGAAGACCACCAGAGAATCCAGAAAGAGAGAG TAATGGAGTTGATAACAATAGTGCACAGTGTGATGCTGCAGCACTCGCTCCTCTCTCTTCATCTGTGGATGGATCTCTCCTTATAAACTGTTACCTGCAGGGCTTGCAAGTTTGGCAAATGACCAGACACAGTACAG GCCCAGATGCCTTTTCCTGCTACGTGACGCAGAACAGCTTACGCAGGG GCAAGAGGCGGAGTGTGGTGGAGATTCTTTTGCGATCTGAAAGGGAATATGTATCCAGTTTAAATCAGCTTTATGAAAAATACAAATCAGCACCAGCCAGCGCAACTGAGAAACA TGTGGAGTTTGTAAAGCATGTTGATCAGATGCTGCAGCGCCACCTGCTGTTCCGCAACACACTGGAGGAGCGTCTAACCACAGATGAGAGGAGCTGTGCAGCTGGGGAAGCTTTTCTCAACCTCACCGCCCAACATAAT AAATCTTTCTCTGGTGCATATATTGGATATGTGTCTGGTTTGGCAACCATCCTAACAGCAGAGTTCACCCCAACTTTACAGAACAAAAACTCACAG GAGAACTTCAAATTGCTTTCACTGCTGTTTGCTCCCGTTTCACGCATTCACACGTACCTGAACATCATACAG GCTCTGTTACATAGTTCTGGTGCTGGCCATGCAGACTGGTGTTCACTACAGGAGAGTGAGCGGGTGTTGTTGAATCTCTGCACAAGCTGTCGCATGACCTTAGAAAAGGCGGAGCTATGTGAAGAGGGGGCGGGGCCTGAACAAGT TTTGAGAAGCAGGTGCTATGCAGAGAGCCCCGACTGTGGCCCTTCCGCTTTTACCAAGTACCGTGCCAATGCCAGTGCAGATACAGCCAGTGACACAGCGGGCCCAAGCACAGACAGCACTTTACACCAGAGAAAGTTCTGCCTTGTTGGCCTGTCACAGACGCTACCTCGGCCCAGTGGCATTTTAAG AAATGCCCGGGAGTATATGTGTGAACCGCCCTCTAGTGGCTGGACTGCACAGTACATGTGGGATGGCAGCACACAGCAGAGCCATACAGGTCCTCCTGTCTGCGTACCTTTCCCTCATCATCCCAAAGAGACCGGCCGGTTTTTAAATCCTGAACGGTCTGGTGGtgaagagggaaaactcaccaCTGCTGTCAGGAGTCCAAACGCCTCCGCTGGTCTTGCTGTACGTGTGTGTGGGTCTCCAGGGCTCGATGGACGCGTATACACATCTGACCCACCTCCTCATGGCCACGATGATGGGGACACAGACTGCGACTTGGCAGATGCGTCCGTCTTTGACTTCTCTTCCGTGACGACCTGCAGCCCCGATGACACTCTTAGGCGGCTGAGAGGGGCAGAGGCATGTGATGATGAGGAAGGTGATGATGAAGACAGCGAAATTCCAGTTCTCCTCAAACCATCCTACACTCATAACTCTGGAGCTGTGCAGGCGGGGGGAAGCTTATGCATGCCGTGGCAGATTCCCAGACGGGTTCCTATTCCAGCCGAGGTGCGAACTGGTTTGCAGGGAAAACCACGGAACCCAAAAATACACAGAACACCCATCAGTTCCCACCCATCGACCATCGACTTCCGGCCGATATGGGGCCCAACATATTCACAG GGGGATGTGATGCCTGCAAAGGAGAACTCTGTGACGTTTAGTGCAACCAATCAGATCATTAGTCAGCAGCAAGAGACTGACCCAGCACG GACTTCATATAGAGTTGCTGGTGTCCAGAGAGCTGAAGCAGTGTGGCATGAGAGTGAAGACAGCGAAGGACCTTGCAGTACAGTCTGA